The sequence below is a genomic window from Natronorubrum halophilum.
CCGTAGATCGACGAGAGGTTGATGATCTTCCCGTCGTCGCTCTCCTTGAGCGCCGGCAGGGCCAGTTTGCTCGCGAGGAACACCCCGCGAAGGTTGACGTCCAGAATCTCGTCGTATTCGTCCATCGGCGTCTCGTCGGCCGAATACTGGTAGTAGATCCCGGCGTTGTTGACGAGGACGTCCAATCCGCCGAACGCCGAAACGGCCGTTTCGACGCCTTCGCTGACCTGCTCCGTCTCGGTCACGTCCATCTCGACGAACTCGTATTCGGCACCGACCGCGTCGAGGCGATCGAAGACGGGCGTCTCGTCCTCGAGTTTCGGCTCGCGTCTGACGTCGGCGATAACGAGGTCGGCTCCTTCCTCCCCGAATTTCGTCGCAATCGCGTTCCCGATTCCCGAACTTGCCCCCGTGATAAGGGCGGTACGACCGGCTAATCGATTTCCTGCCATTCGTGTGCACACACCGCGCCGATCGAAAAATACCTATCGTTCGGCGTATTCGTCCGCGAACAGCGCTTCGATCTCCTCGAGTGAGTATCCCGACTCGCAGGCGAGTCCGAGTTTGATTCGGGCTTTGTGCGCCGGGAGGTCGCCGCCGTGGATCGCGCCGTGTGATCGCAGCGTCTCTCCACCGCCGCCCCCGCCGTACACGGCAGCCGTCGTTCCGGCGTGACACCGCGACGTAACGACGACCGGCGTCCCCCCGTCGATCGCGCTCGCAACCGCGTCCCCGATGGCGCTCGTCGCGTTTCCGAGCCCCGTCGCGTTGACGACGATTCCGCCGACGTCGTCCTCGAGCGCGCGGTCGATCGCTCGCCGCCCGACGCCCGCTGCGCTCGTCACGATGGGGACGTCGCTCGACACTGATCGCGCCTCGAGCGTCCGGCAGTAACTCCTCGGCTCGCGGAAAACGCGGATCGACGACCGCGTGAGCGAGGCGACCGGTCCCGTATTCGGCGATTCGAACGTCTCGAGCGCACTGGTGTGCGTTTTCGTCACGTCGCGGGCGGCGTGGAGTTCTTCGTTGGCCGCGATGTACACGCCCTCCGCGATTCGGTCGTGGCT
It includes:
- a CDS encoding SDR family NAD(P)-dependent oxidoreductase — encoded protein: MAGNRLAGRTALITGASSGIGNAIATKFGEEGADLVIADVRREPKLEDETPVFDRLDAVGAEYEFVEMDVTETEQVSEGVETAVSAFGGLDVLVNNAGIYYQYSADETPMDEYDEILDVNLRGVFLASKLALPALKESDDGKIINLSSIYGLVGGGSSAAYCASKGGVSNLTRQMALDYAADEINVNALAPGIIETAQNAEWRETDAELLADWQESTPWPRFGKPTDVANAALFLAGPESEFVTGHVLCVDGGWTAW
- a CDS encoding asparaginase gives rise to the protein MPASIVVLSTGGTIASTDADAGAMPNKRGEELLAAVPDVETHADLTVEEVAQIPSFDMDFETMATLTDAAETALEAGADGVVVTHGTDTMEESAYFVDSTCDADGPIVFTGAQRRPDEVSSDGPSNLLAAVRAASHDRIAEGVYIAANEELHAARDVTKTHTSALETFESPNTGPVASLTRSSIRVFREPRSYCRTLEARSVSSDVPIVTSAAGVGRRAIDRALEDDVGGIVVNATGLGNATSAIGDAVASAIDGGTPVVVTSRCHAGTTAAVYGGGGGGETLRSHGAIHGGDLPAHKARIKLGLACESGYSLEEIEALFADEYAER